A single genomic interval of Arthrobacter sp. NicSoilB8 harbors:
- a CDS encoding nucleoside deaminase has translation MTHDLQQIDPPEPQAALDPAFEAAYQAAQKSLSEGGIPIGAALARDGVVIASGHNVRVQNGDPIAHGEMSALRAAGRQRSYRDTTLYTTLAPRAMCTGTIIQFKIPRVVVGEARTFDGEFELLRSRGVEVLVLDDQRCVDMMRAFQNDNPDLWAEDIAE, from the coding sequence ATGACCCACGATCTGCAACAAATCGACCCTCCGGAACCACAAGCAGCCCTGGACCCCGCCTTCGAAGCCGCCTATCAGGCCGCCCAAAAGAGCCTCAGCGAAGGCGGCATCCCCATCGGCGCGGCGCTCGCCCGTGACGGCGTGGTCATCGCGAGCGGACACAACGTCAGAGTCCAAAATGGCGATCCCATCGCGCACGGCGAAATGTCCGCACTCCGCGCGGCCGGCCGGCAGAGGAGCTACCGTGACACCACGCTGTACACCACCCTCGCCCCGCGTGCGATGTGCACCGGAACCATCATCCAGTTCAAAATCCCCCGTGTGGTGGTGGGTGAAGCGCGCACGTTCGACGGCGAATTCGAGCTTCTGCGCTCACGTGGCGTTGAGGTTTTGGTGCTGGATGATCAGCGTTGCGTGGACATGATGCGTGCCTTCCAGAACGACAACCCGGACCTCTGGGCGGAGGACATTGCCGAGTAG
- a CDS encoding peptidoglycan-binding protein encodes MSVEQGMTPLTDDELMAQGGTALPDKEVASVLDLNADLNLGISAAAPIDLGVAANANVAAPIDAGASANVLSVGSESQALADQGTIINQGVTGDATADSTQDSVIDQGADAGTAASEPAAADPAATDPAATDPAATDLGGAVDAGAVPADATGSLPDGTAPDLGGALPTDIAGAAGGAGALSGNLLNVDVNLDANAGIAAPINGAVAANANVAAPIDAAVGANIGSIDSNAFAVAQQDAIINQDIHGDATASADQQSDLKQ; translated from the coding sequence ATGAGCGTTGAGCAGGGAATGACCCCGTTGACTGATGATGAGCTGATGGCGCAGGGCGGCACGGCCCTTCCGGACAAGGAAGTGGCCTCCGTCCTGGACCTGAACGCGGACCTGAACCTCGGCATCAGCGCCGCGGCGCCGATCGATCTTGGCGTCGCTGCCAATGCCAACGTGGCCGCCCCGATCGACGCCGGTGCGTCGGCCAACGTGCTCTCAGTCGGGTCCGAGTCGCAGGCCCTCGCTGACCAGGGAACGATCATCAACCAGGGCGTCACGGGCGACGCCACGGCAGACTCCACCCAGGACAGCGTCATCGACCAGGGCGCCGACGCCGGGACCGCGGCCTCCGAACCCGCCGCCGCGGATCCGGCCGCAACGGATCCGGCCGCAACGGATCCGGCCGCGACCGACCTTGGCGGCGCCGTGGATGCGGGTGCTGTTCCTGCGGATGCCACCGGCAGCCTGCCGGACGGCACGGCCCCCGACCTGGGCGGCGCGCTGCCGACCGATATCGCCGGAGCTGCCGGCGGCGCGGGCGCCCTCAGCGGGAACCTGCTCAACGTCGACGTGAACCTGGACGCCAATGCGGGGATCGCGGCCCCGATCAACGGTGCGGTGGCCGCCAACGCCAACGTGGCCGCACCGATCGATGCGGCAGTCGGCGCCAATATCGGCTCCATCGACAGCAACGCGTTCGCCGTCGCACAGCAGGACGCCATCATCAACCAGGACATCCATGGCGACGCCACGGCTTCGGCCGACCAGCAGTCCGACCTGAAGCAGTAG
- a CDS encoding GNAT family protein: MTDPKPLPPLPIRTERLVLRRFEASDLEAFHAYHSLPETARFLPREAKSYTQSMETVGRYANFEFEKEGDWVALAIEGQDSPGLLGEVVLKWLEGCGQAEVGWSLAPEARGKGFAAEAAAAMLKLGFEDLGFHRIDAKLDALNTASAALCERLGMRLESRQVDKWHYKGEWATEVVYAILADEWKAR; this comes from the coding sequence ATGACTGACCCCAAACCCCTGCCTCCGCTGCCCATCCGCACCGAACGGCTGGTGCTGCGGCGCTTCGAGGCCTCCGACCTCGAAGCCTTCCACGCCTACCACTCGCTGCCCGAAACCGCCCGGTTCCTGCCGCGCGAGGCCAAGAGCTACACCCAGTCGATGGAGACCGTGGGACGGTACGCCAACTTCGAGTTCGAGAAGGAGGGCGACTGGGTGGCCCTGGCCATCGAGGGCCAGGACTCGCCCGGACTGCTCGGCGAGGTGGTGCTGAAATGGCTGGAGGGGTGCGGGCAGGCCGAGGTCGGCTGGAGCCTCGCGCCGGAGGCCCGGGGCAAGGGGTTCGCGGCGGAGGCTGCCGCCGCGATGCTGAAGCTTGGCTTCGAGGACCTGGGCTTCCACCGGATCGACGCCAAGCTTGATGCCCTGAACACTGCCTCGGCGGCGCTCTGCGAACGGCTCGGCATGCGCCTGGAATCACGGCAGGTGGACAAATGGCACTACAAGGGCGAATGGGCCACGGAGGTGGTGTACGCCATCCTCGCGGACGAATGGAAGGCCCGCTAG
- a CDS encoding acetate kinase, producing MLVLVINSGSSSLKYQVRDVASHSVLTEGLVEKIGMGTGGEGDGQIEGPRDHAEALELVDAAIHAALGDRALDAVGHRVVHGGERFAEPVLVNNEITRAIERLNPLAPLHNPANVLGIRAISKKWPELPQVAVFDTAFHRTMPEHAWRYAVPDELYTNHGIRRYGFHGTSHEYVAHRAAALLDVPVEEFDAVIAHLGNGASVTAIRGGQSIDTSMGFTPLEGLVMGTRSGDLDPSILVFLGRAGWSPEDLDAMLNRQSGLKGLTGNNDMRSVVEAAEAGDARAAMALAVASYRLAKYIGGYHVAVGGAKALVFTAGIGENSHQFRNLVAQRLGALGVELDAGLNRERSKEPRVISVPTSALPVLVVPTDEERAIAEATAAVVARASVAP from the coding sequence ATGCTCGTGCTCGTCATCAACTCCGGCTCGTCCTCACTCAAGTACCAGGTGCGGGACGTGGCTTCCCACAGCGTGCTCACCGAAGGCCTGGTCGAGAAGATCGGGATGGGGACCGGGGGTGAGGGGGACGGCCAGATCGAGGGCCCGCGCGACCACGCCGAGGCCCTGGAACTGGTGGACGCGGCCATCCACGCGGCCCTGGGGGACCGGGCGCTCGACGCCGTCGGCCACCGCGTGGTGCACGGCGGGGAGCGCTTCGCCGAGCCGGTGCTGGTCAACAACGAGATCACCCGGGCCATCGAACGGCTGAACCCGCTCGCGCCGCTGCACAACCCCGCCAACGTCCTTGGCATCCGCGCGATCTCGAAGAAGTGGCCGGAGCTGCCGCAGGTGGCCGTGTTCGACACCGCCTTCCACCGCACCATGCCCGAGCACGCCTGGCGCTACGCGGTGCCGGACGAGCTCTACACCAACCACGGGATCCGCCGCTACGGGTTCCACGGCACCTCGCACGAATACGTGGCGCACCGCGCGGCGGCGCTGCTGGATGTTCCGGTGGAGGAGTTCGACGCCGTGATCGCCCACCTGGGGAACGGCGCCTCCGTCACGGCGATCCGCGGCGGCCAGTCCATCGACACGTCCATGGGGTTCACGCCCCTCGAGGGCCTGGTCATGGGCACCCGCTCCGGCGACCTCGATCCGTCCATCCTCGTCTTCCTGGGCCGGGCCGGCTGGTCGCCCGAGGACCTGGATGCGATGCTGAACCGGCAGTCCGGGCTCAAGGGCCTGACCGGGAACAATGACATGCGCTCGGTGGTGGAGGCCGCGGAAGCCGGGGACGCCAGGGCGGCCATGGCCCTGGCGGTCGCGTCCTACCGGCTCGCGAAGTACATCGGCGGGTACCACGTGGCCGTCGGCGGCGCGAAGGCCCTCGTGTTCACGGCCGGGATCGGCGAGAACTCGCACCAGTTCCGGAACCTCGTGGCGCAGCGGCTCGGCGCCCTGGGCGTGGAGCTCGACGCCGGGCTGAACCGGGAGCGGTCCAAGGAACCCCGCGTCATTTCCGTCCCGACGTCGGCCCTGCCCGTCCTGGTGGTCCCCACCGACGAGGAGCGGGCGATCGCGGAGGCGACGGCCGCCGTCGTCGCCCGGGCATCGGTCGCCCCCTAA
- the pta gene encoding phosphate acetyltransferase, with translation MAKGIYVSATTPGSGKSLIALGLADTLHRHADRIGFFKPVVHGNDVAADPMVALMKARFDLDDQRCRGGLTFAEVRGLLAEGKRAEIDARCVEIFAEMSRHCDVVIVEGTDLTGQDAAVEFDLNARLANNLAASIVAVVGAKGRSVAEAADAVEVARKELLAERCTLLAIMVNRADPEDLDGIAAAVRPGASGRPVYVLPELDSIARPTTGEVASALGLGQVAGLPDLERDVHSVKVAAMNVANFLHVLDDGALVIVPGDRADVLVACLASSFSPEFPVPSALILTGGLAPDPTIYSLLAQAPFPIFAAPDDTYVTAKRVSEVRSEIWSGHRRKVASALGLWAKRVDEAELLERLHLPRPERMTPLRFLHDLIERARQQRRHIVLPEGNDVRILRAAEILHRRDVCDLTILGNESDVRELASTQGIDLSGMSIVDPATSELRQRFAEKYAELRAHKGVDLARALEVMLDGSYFGTMMVQLGVVDGMVSGAAHTTAHTIRPALEFVKTRDGVKIVSSVFLMLMPDRVLVYGDCAVNPDPNAEQLADIALASAETAAQFGVEPRVAMLSYSTGGSGTGEAVDKVRQATEVVKARRPDLAVEGPIQYDAAVDAAIAQSKMPGSSVAGQATVFIFPDLNTGNNTYKAVQQSSGAVAVGPVLQGLRKPVNDLSRGCTVEDIVNTVAITAVQAQSAPAPEKAPEQPVEAKA, from the coding sequence ATGGCCAAGGGGATATACGTCAGCGCGACCACACCGGGATCCGGAAAGTCGCTCATCGCACTGGGGCTGGCTGACACGCTGCACCGGCATGCGGACCGCATCGGCTTCTTCAAGCCGGTGGTTCACGGCAACGACGTCGCGGCGGACCCGATGGTGGCACTGATGAAGGCCCGGTTCGATCTTGATGACCAGCGCTGCCGCGGCGGCCTGACGTTTGCCGAGGTCCGCGGGCTGCTGGCCGAGGGGAAGAGGGCCGAGATCGACGCCCGCTGCGTGGAGATCTTCGCCGAGATGTCGCGCCACTGCGATGTGGTGATTGTGGAGGGGACGGACCTCACCGGCCAGGATGCCGCCGTCGAGTTCGACCTCAACGCACGCCTGGCAAACAACCTCGCCGCCTCGATCGTGGCCGTGGTGGGCGCGAAGGGGCGCTCTGTCGCGGAGGCCGCCGACGCCGTCGAGGTCGCCCGGAAGGAACTCCTCGCCGAACGCTGCACGCTCCTGGCCATCATGGTGAACCGGGCCGACCCGGAGGACCTGGACGGCATTGCCGCGGCCGTGCGCCCCGGCGCCTCGGGCCGGCCCGTGTACGTCCTGCCGGAGCTGGACTCGATCGCCCGGCCCACCACCGGCGAGGTCGCCTCCGCCCTTGGCCTGGGCCAGGTGGCCGGGCTGCCGGACCTGGAACGCGACGTGCATTCGGTCAAGGTGGCCGCCATGAACGTCGCCAACTTCCTGCATGTGCTCGACGACGGCGCCCTGGTGATCGTTCCCGGTGACCGGGCGGATGTGCTGGTCGCCTGCCTGGCGTCGTCGTTCTCGCCCGAGTTCCCGGTCCCGTCCGCGCTGATCCTGACCGGCGGCCTGGCGCCCGATCCCACCATCTACTCGCTGCTGGCGCAGGCCCCGTTCCCCATCTTCGCCGCCCCGGATGACACCTACGTGACCGCCAAACGGGTCTCCGAGGTGCGCAGCGAGATCTGGTCCGGGCACCGCCGCAAGGTGGCCTCCGCCCTGGGCCTGTGGGCCAAGCGGGTGGACGAGGCCGAGCTGCTGGAGCGGCTGCACCTGCCGCGGCCGGAACGGATGACGCCGCTGCGGTTCCTGCACGACCTCATTGAGCGGGCCCGGCAGCAGCGCCGGCACATTGTCCTGCCGGAGGGGAACGACGTGCGGATCCTGCGTGCCGCCGAGATCCTGCACCGCCGGGACGTCTGCGACCTCACCATCCTGGGCAACGAGTCCGATGTCCGGGAGCTGGCCTCCACCCAGGGCATCGACCTCTCGGGCATGAGCATCGTGGACCCCGCGACGTCGGAGCTGCGCCAGCGGTTTGCGGAGAAGTATGCCGAGCTGCGGGCGCACAAGGGCGTGGACCTCGCCCGCGCCCTGGAAGTCATGCTGGACGGCAGCTACTTCGGCACCATGATGGTGCAGCTGGGCGTGGTGGACGGCATGGTTTCCGGTGCCGCGCACACCACCGCCCACACCATCCGTCCCGCGCTGGAGTTCGTCAAGACGCGCGACGGCGTGAAGATCGTCTCCTCGGTGTTCCTGATGCTGATGCCGGACCGGGTGCTGGTCTACGGCGATTGCGCGGTCAATCCGGACCCGAACGCGGAGCAGCTGGCGGACATCGCGCTGGCCTCGGCCGAGACCGCGGCCCAGTTCGGCGTGGAGCCGCGCGTGGCTATGCTGTCCTACTCCACCGGCGGATCCGGCACCGGCGAGGCCGTGGACAAAGTCCGGCAGGCCACCGAAGTCGTGAAGGCCCGCCGCCCGGACCTCGCCGTCGAAGGCCCAATCCAGTACGACGCCGCCGTGGATGCCGCGATCGCGCAGTCCAAGATGCCCGGCTCGTCCGTCGCCGGGCAGGCCACCGTGTTCATCTTCCCGGACCTCAACACCGGCAACAACACCTACAAGGCGGTGCAGCAGTCCTCGGGGGCGGTCGCCGTCGGGCCCGTCCTGCAGGGGCTCCGCAAGCCGGTCAACGACCTCTCCCGCGGCTGCACCGTGGAGGACATCGTGAACACCGTAGCCATCACCGCCGTGCAGGCGCAGTCCGCGCCGGCACCCGAAAAGGCACCCGAACAGCCCGTCGAAGCCAAGGCCTAG
- a CDS encoding hotdog fold thioesterase → MAEVTISGDTHPILKDDYASEWMGIEVVALDDGHATIRMTLRQEMLNGFGMAHGGMIFAFGDTAFALACNPAHPKPGEAGLDTGTITVASGVDINFLKPAFRGQVLTAVANRRASTGRSGLYDVQIYAADPGTGPQPARAGSAPAATIPGELPSDIATDAPTWELVAEFRGRSRTISKK, encoded by the coding sequence ATGGCTGAAGTGACGATTTCCGGTGACACCCACCCCATCCTCAAAGACGACTATGCCTCGGAGTGGATGGGCATCGAAGTGGTGGCACTGGACGACGGACATGCCACGATCCGCATGACGCTCCGGCAGGAAATGCTCAATGGATTCGGCATGGCCCACGGCGGAATGATCTTCGCCTTCGGCGACACAGCCTTCGCGCTGGCATGCAACCCGGCCCACCCGAAACCGGGCGAAGCCGGGCTCGACACAGGCACCATCACCGTGGCCTCCGGCGTCGACATCAACTTCCTCAAGCCGGCCTTCCGCGGCCAGGTGCTGACCGCCGTCGCCAACCGCCGCGCCAGCACCGGGCGCAGCGGCCTCTACGACGTCCAGATCTACGCCGCTGATCCCGGCACAGGCCCGCAGCCGGCCCGCGCCGGCTCGGCGCCCGCCGCCACGATCCCGGGCGAACTCCCCTCCGATATCGCCACCGATGCCCCTACATGGGAACTCGTCGCCGAGTTCCGCGGCCGCAGCCGCACCATCTCCAAGAAATAG